In Palleronia sp. LCG004, a single window of DNA contains:
- the tolB gene encoding Tol-Pal system beta propeller repeat protein TolB, whose protein sequence is MTWLRFLTPALVALAMLAPPVYAQDGPLRIEITEGVVEPLPFAMPTFVAETPTAEEWAQRITDVVAADLTGTGLFRRIPQDAFVAQFTDFTPDITYANWKAINAQALVTGAVSVTGDQINVKFRLFDVFSEAPLGEGLQFGGSTGSWRRLAHKVSDAVYSRITGETGYFDSRVVFVSETGPKNDRMKRLAVMDYDGANVQYLTDSGSIVLAPRFSPDGNRILYTSYETGFPQIYELDVGSVSRSALSVPADSMTFAPRYAPDGRTVIFSAAMNGNTDIYRLQPGGSPQALTNAPSIETAPSYSPDGSEIVFESDRSGTPQLYVMPAGGGEPRRISFGEGRYGTPVWSPRGDLIAFTKQNAGRFHIGVMRTDGSEERLLTASFLDEGPTWAPNGRVIMFTRESAGAGGQPALYSVDVSGRNLKQVTTPNAASDPAWSPLLP, encoded by the coding sequence ATGACCTGGTTGCGTTTCCTGACACCGGCGCTCGTCGCGCTGGCCATGCTGGCCCCACCCGTTTACGCACAGGACGGGCCGTTGCGCATCGAGATTACCGAAGGTGTGGTCGAACCGTTGCCCTTCGCCATGCCGACCTTCGTGGCCGAGACGCCCACGGCAGAGGAATGGGCACAGCGCATCACCGATGTGGTGGCCGCCGACCTGACAGGCACGGGCCTTTTCAGACGGATCCCGCAGGACGCATTCGTCGCGCAGTTCACCGACTTCACGCCGGACATTACATACGCCAACTGGAAGGCCATCAACGCGCAGGCGCTCGTCACCGGTGCGGTCAGCGTCACGGGCGACCAGATCAACGTCAAATTCCGCCTCTTCGATGTCTTCTCGGAGGCCCCGCTGGGCGAAGGGCTGCAATTCGGCGGATCGACTGGATCGTGGCGCAGGCTCGCCCACAAGGTCAGCGACGCGGTCTATTCCCGCATAACCGGCGAGACGGGCTATTTCGACAGCCGCGTCGTCTTCGTGAGCGAGACCGGCCCCAAGAACGACAGGATGAAACGCCTCGCCGTGATGGATTACGACGGTGCGAACGTGCAGTATCTGACCGATAGCGGTTCCATCGTGCTCGCCCCGCGTTTTTCGCCCGACGGCAACCGCATCCTCTATACCAGCTACGAAACCGGCTTTCCCCAGATCTATGAGCTCGATGTCGGCTCCGTCAGCCGCTCGGCATTGTCGGTGCCGGCCGATTCGATGACGTTCGCGCCGCGTTATGCCCCCGACGGGCGGACCGTGATCTTCTCGGCAGCGATGAACGGCAACACAGATATCTACCGCCTGCAGCCCGGCGGATCGCCTCAGGCGCTGACCAACGCGCCCAGCATCGAGACCGCGCCCTCCTACAGCCCCGACGGCAGCGAGATCGTGTTCGAATCGGACCGCTCCGGCACGCCGCAGCTTTACGTGATGCCCGCGGGCGGGGGCGAGCCGCGGCGCATCAGCTTCGGCGAGGGACGCTACGGCACACCTGTCTGGTCGCCGCGCGGAGATCTGATCGCCTTCACCAAGCAGAATGCGGGCCGCTTCCATATCGGCGTGATGCGGACCGACGGCAGCGAGGAGCGTCTCCTGACCGCTTCTTTCCTTGACGAGGGGCCGACCTGGGCCCCGAACGGCCGCGTCATCATGTTCACCCGCGAAAGCGCCGGCGCCGGCGGGCAGCCCGCGCTCTATTCGGTCGATGTCTCGGGGCGAAACCTCAAGCAGGTGACGACGCCCAACGCAGCCTCCGATCCCGCCTGGTCGCCGCTCCTGCCATGA
- the pal gene encoding peptidoglycan-associated lipoprotein Pal encodes MKVNFAAVALTAILGLAACSSPDRFGPGGPGDAAGLYDPNNPGFGSGNVTSGPLDPSSPQYFNQTVGDRVLFAVDQSTISPEARSTLVGQANWLNANPGYTAIIEGHADEQGTREYNLALGERRASSARDFLVSQGVSSSRLQTVTYGKERPIEVCSTESCYAQNRRAVTVIAAGAPLS; translated from the coding sequence ATGAAAGTCAATTTCGCAGCCGTCGCCCTGACGGCGATCCTGGGCCTCGCGGCCTGTTCCAGCCCCGACAGGTTCGGACCCGGCGGACCGGGCGACGCGGCCGGGCTCTACGATCCGAACAATCCGGGCTTCGGATCAGGCAACGTCACATCGGGGCCGCTCGACCCCAGCTCGCCACAGTATTTCAACCAGACGGTCGGCGATCGCGTGCTCTTTGCCGTCGATCAGTCGACCATCTCGCCCGAAGCGCGGAGCACGCTCGTCGGTCAGGCGAACTGGCTCAACGCCAACCCCGGCTATACCGCGATCATCGAGGGTCATGCCGACGAACAGGGGACTCGCGAATACAACCTCGCTCTGGGCGAGCGTCGCGCCTCCTCGGCGCGCGACTTCCTCGTAAGCCAAGGCGTCTCGTCCTCGCGGTTGCAGACGGTCACCTACGGCAAGGAACGCCCGATCGAGGTCTGCTCGACCGAATCGTGCTATGCCCAGAACCGCCGCGCGGTCACCGTGATCGCGGCCGGCGCACCGTTGAGCTGA
- the ybgF gene encoding tol-pal system protein YbgF translates to MRRAILCLTLLLPGFAQAQEGGTLADIRQDLSELFSQVQSLRDELDGTGSSQMNLAGTSALGRIDAMEAELRRLTGETEELEFRINRVVTDGTNRVGDLEFRICELEPNCDIGGLGETPTLGGESGSTPVARPSPPPNQGGGAQLAVGEQQDFDRAKEALDSGSFRSAADLFETFAETYTSGPLTTEAHYLRAEALSQLGDNAESARAYLEAFSGAPQGPLAPQALLNLGLKLDVLDQRADSCATLGEVTTRYPQSDASVEAQAAWAGLGCS, encoded by the coding sequence ATGCGGCGCGCAATTCTCTGCCTGACTCTGCTTCTTCCGGGATTCGCCCAAGCACAGGAAGGTGGAACACTCGCCGATATCCGGCAGGACCTCTCCGAGCTTTTCTCCCAGGTGCAATCCTTGCGCGACGAGCTGGACGGCACGGGGTCGTCGCAGATGAACCTGGCGGGGACGTCGGCCCTCGGGCGCATCGACGCGATGGAGGCAGAACTGCGCCGGCTGACGGGCGAAACGGAAGAGCTCGAATTCCGGATCAACCGGGTCGTGACCGACGGGACCAACCGCGTCGGCGATCTGGAATTCCGGATCTGCGAACTCGAGCCCAATTGCGATATCGGCGGATTGGGCGAGACCCCGACCCTGGGCGGAGAATCCGGTTCGACGCCCGTCGCACGTCCGTCGCCCCCTCCCAATCAGGGCGGTGGAGCGCAACTGGCCGTTGGTGAGCAGCAGGATTTCGATCGCGCGAAGGAGGCGCTCGACTCCGGTAGCTTTCGCAGCGCCGCTGACCTCTTCGAGACCTTTGCCGAGACCTACACAAGCGGTCCGCTGACAACCGAAGCGCATTACCTTCGTGCCGAGGCCCTTTCGCAGCTCGGCGACAACGCTGAATCGGCGCGCGCCTATCTGGAGGCTTTCAGCGGGGCACCGCAGGGTCCCCTTGCGCCGCAGGCATTGCTCAACCTCGGACTGAAGCTCGACGTCCTCGACCAACGGGCGGATTCCTGCGCGACGCTCGGCGAAGTCACGACCCGCTATCCCCAGAGCGATGCATCGGTCGAAGCGCAGGCGGCATGGGCGGGCCTCGGCTGTTCGTGA
- the tilS gene encoding tRNA lysidine(34) synthetase TilS: protein MGLAVSGGGDSMALLHLACTAHRRFAVATVDHGLRPESRAEARFVGEVSARLGCDHDILTWVENDLPGNLQARAREARYRLIAAWAQRRGISHVLLGHTRDDQAETFLMRLGRRAGIDGLSTMERRFEVDGIAFHRPLLDQPRAKLREFLERQGYDWHDDPSNDDPRFDRVRARHALAALSQLGIGADELADVSANLALARNELQAVAIAGAREIVQQDHGDLIVSRESLRTIGPETLRRILRGAIQWIGGGAYPPRREALSVFTKHLSEGTIATLGGCIAIPLGDDMRLTREWQAVRDVASEQNEIWDGRWRIDGPIVPGSRIRALGEDGLAQVDDWRAAGPPRRSLLASPSLWQNDMLLSAPLAGFGRGWTVRLSDGRDDFPRSLSSH, encoded by the coding sequence ATCGGCCTTGCAGTGTCGGGTGGCGGCGATTCGATGGCGCTTCTCCACTTGGCGTGTACCGCACATCGACGATTTGCCGTCGCAACGGTGGATCACGGGCTTCGCCCCGAATCTCGGGCCGAGGCGCGATTCGTGGGCGAGGTAAGCGCAAGGCTCGGCTGCGATCACGACATCTTGACCTGGGTCGAGAACGATCTTCCCGGCAACCTACAGGCCCGTGCACGAGAAGCACGCTATCGCCTCATCGCGGCTTGGGCGCAACGCCGTGGCATTTCCCATGTCCTTCTCGGACATACCCGGGACGATCAGGCAGAGACCTTTCTCATGCGGCTCGGACGGCGGGCCGGTATCGACGGGCTCTCGACGATGGAACGGCGGTTCGAGGTCGATGGTATCGCATTCCATCGCCCCCTTCTCGATCAGCCCCGAGCCAAGCTCAGGGAGTTTCTCGAAAGACAGGGTTATGACTGGCACGACGATCCGAGCAACGACGACCCGCGCTTCGATCGCGTCCGCGCGCGCCATGCGCTCGCTGCGCTGTCGCAACTGGGTATCGGAGCGGATGAACTGGCGGACGTATCGGCCAATCTGGCCCTTGCCCGGAACGAATTGCAGGCGGTCGCCATCGCCGGTGCGCGCGAGATCGTCCAGCAGGATCATGGCGATCTGATCGTTTCTCGCGAGTCGCTTCGGACAATCGGACCAGAGACATTGCGACGTATCCTGCGCGGTGCGATCCAGTGGATCGGCGGCGGGGCCTATCCTCCACGTCGCGAGGCGCTTTCTGTCTTTACCAAGCATCTTTCGGAGGGAACGATCGCTACGCTTGGCGGCTGCATCGCGATACCACTCGGCGACGACATGAGACTCACCCGGGAATGGCAGGCTGTTCGCGATGTCGCGTCCGAACAGAATGAAATCTGGGACGGACGCTGGAGGATCGATGGCCCCATCGTGCCGGGGTCGCGGATCCGCGCCCTGGGCGAAGACGGGCTGGCGCAAGTAGACGATTGGCGTGCTGCGGGGCCGCCGCGCCGGTCGCTTCTGGCCTCGCCATCGCTCTGGCAAAATGATATGCTTCTGTCCGCTCCGCTTGCGGGGTTCGGGAGGGGGTGGACCGTGAGGCTGTCGGACGGCCGCGACGATTTTCCACGAAGCCTCTCCTCGCATTGA
- the ftsH gene encoding ATP-dependent zinc metalloprotease FtsH: MGNARNIAFWLVLFFLVLALFNLFSGGSGSLNSRQISYSDFVQRVDSGDVSAVTLDGENVRFRGADGQDYTTIRPDSGDQLTERLLANDVTVNAEPQEQSGFTTILMTFLPFLLLIGVWIYFMNRMQGGGKGGAMGFGKSKAKLLTEKHGRVTFDDVAGIDEAKDDLEEIVEFLRNPQKFSRLGGKIPKGALLVGPPGTGKTLLARAVAGEAGVPFFTISGSDFVEMFVGVGASRVRDMFEQAKKNAPCIVFIDEIDAVGRSRGAGYGGGNDEREQTLNQLLVEMDGFEANEGIIIVAATNRPDVLDPALLRPGRFDRQVQVPNPDIKGREKILGVHARKVPLGPNVDLRIIARGTPGFSGADLANLVNESALMAARVGRRFVTMEDFENAKDKVMMGSERRSMVMTEDEKRLTAYHEAGHAIVGLHVPQHDPIHKATIIPRGRALGLVLSLPERDQLSVSWTKYTSKIAMAMGGRVAEELIFGKENVTSGAASDIQQVSKIARAMVTQFGFAEELGYVDYANEQQSYLGGYGGGTSHSAATQKVIDDKVKEIIDTGYDTAKRILTEHGDELERLAQGLLEYETLTGSEIMRVVNGEPLKRGDDDDRPDQGNTPSITSIPKTKPKPKPDGGLEPEPT; the protein is encoded by the coding sequence TTGGGAAACGCGCGCAATATCGCATTTTGGCTGGTCCTGTTCTTCCTGGTCCTGGCGCTCTTCAACCTCTTCTCCGGCGGATCGGGGTCACTCAACTCACGGCAGATTAGCTATTCGGATTTCGTCCAGAGGGTTGATTCGGGTGACGTGTCGGCGGTGACGCTCGATGGCGAGAACGTTCGCTTTCGCGGGGCCGACGGCCAGGACTACACCACCATCAGGCCCGATAGCGGCGATCAGCTGACCGAGCGTCTGCTCGCCAACGACGTGACCGTGAATGCCGAACCGCAGGAGCAGTCGGGATTCACGACGATCCTCATGACGTTCCTTCCGTTCCTTCTGCTGATCGGCGTTTGGATCTACTTCATGAACCGGATGCAGGGGGGCGGCAAAGGCGGCGCGATGGGCTTCGGCAAGTCCAAGGCCAAACTGCTAACCGAAAAGCACGGCCGTGTGACCTTCGACGACGTGGCCGGCATCGACGAGGCCAAGGACGACCTCGAGGAGATTGTCGAATTCCTGCGCAATCCGCAGAAATTCTCGCGTCTGGGCGGCAAGATCCCCAAGGGTGCGCTGCTTGTCGGACCTCCGGGTACGGGTAAGACGCTACTCGCACGTGCCGTTGCGGGTGAAGCCGGCGTTCCTTTCTTCACAATTTCCGGCTCCGACTTCGTCGAGATGTTCGTGGGTGTCGGTGCAAGCCGTGTGCGCGACATGTTCGAGCAGGCGAAGAAGAACGCGCCCTGCATCGTCTTCATCGACGAGATCGACGCGGTCGGTCGGTCGCGCGGTGCTGGCTATGGCGGCGGCAACGACGAGCGTGAACAGACGCTCAACCAGCTGCTTGTCGAAATGGACGGCTTCGAGGCCAACGAGGGCATCATCATCGTCGCGGCGACCAACCGCCCCGACGTGCTCGACCCCGCCCTACTGCGGCCAGGCCGCTTCGACCGGCAGGTTCAAGTGCCGAACCCCGATATCAAGGGCCGCGAGAAGATCCTCGGCGTGCATGCCCGCAAGGTGCCGCTGGGCCCCAATGTCGACCTGCGCATCATCGCGCGCGGCACACCCGGGTTCTCGGGTGCAGACCTCGCCAACCTCGTGAACGAATCTGCGCTCATGGCAGCGCGTGTCGGACGGCGCTTCGTCACGATGGAGGATTTCGAGAACGCCAAGGACAAGGTCATGATGGGCAGCGAGCGTCGCTCGATGGTTATGACCGAAGACGAAAAGCGTCTGACCGCCTATCACGAGGCCGGACATGCGATTGTCGGCCTGCACGTGCCGCAGCATGACCCCATCCACAAGGCCACGATCATTCCGCGCGGACGTGCGCTCGGACTTGTCCTGTCGCTGCCGGAGCGTGATCAGCTGTCCGTCAGCTGGACGAAATACACCTCCAAGATCGCCATGGCGATGGGTGGCCGCGTCGCCGAAGAGTTGATCTTCGGCAAGGAGAACGTGACCTCCGGTGCGGCCTCGGACATCCAGCAGGTGTCCAAGATTGCGCGGGCCATGGTCACTCAGTTCGGGTTCGCCGAAGAACTCGGCTATGTCGATTACGCCAACGAACAGCAAAGCTATCTCGGCGGCTACGGCGGCGGCACCAGCCATTCGGCCGCGACGCAGAAGGTCATCGACGACAAGGTCAAGGAAATCATCGACACCGGATACGACACTGCAAAACGCATCCTGACCGAACACGGGGACGAGCTCGAACGTTTGGCACAAGGTCTTCTCGAATATGAGACGTTGACCGGAAGCGAGATCATGCGCGTCGTGAACGGCGAGCCTCTGAAGCGCGGCGATGACGATGACCGACCCGATCAGGGCAACACTCCGTCGATCACGTCGATCCCGAAGACCAAGCCCAAGCCCAAGCCGGATGGCGGGCTCGAACCCGAACCGACCTGA
- a CDS encoding MOSC domain-containing protein: MQALEPTDHQGSVTWLGRVPHRDRRAVDGAAIDVMPLNFGGMEGEFHADVTRPSCSRVIKQHPKGTEIANVRQISIVSKEELAVIAERIGLDALDPAWLGASIVIEGIPDFSHVPPSARLQGPDGVTLVIDMQNLPCQLPALKIEEERGAAGKRFKAAAEGLRGVTAWVERPGTLRIGQRMRLHLPVQRAWSPD, translated from the coding sequence ATGCAGGCACTCGAACCCACCGATCATCAGGGCAGCGTGACGTGGCTCGGACGGGTTCCGCATCGCGACCGGCGAGCTGTCGACGGGGCAGCGATCGACGTGATGCCACTGAATTTCGGTGGGATGGAGGGAGAGTTCCACGCGGACGTAACGCGGCCATCCTGCAGCCGCGTGATCAAGCAGCATCCCAAAGGCACCGAAATCGCCAATGTCCGGCAGATCAGCATCGTCTCGAAGGAAGAGCTTGCCGTGATTGCCGAACGCATCGGTCTCGATGCGCTCGATCCGGCATGGCTCGGTGCGTCCATCGTCATCGAGGGTATCCCCGATTTCAGCCATGTACCGCCCTCGGCCCGGCTTCAGGGGCCAGACGGCGTGACCCTCGTCATCGACATGCAGAACCTTCCCTGTCAGCTGCCCGCCTTGAAGATCGAGGAAGAACGCGGCGCGGCCGGAAAGCGTTTCAAGGCCGCCGCCGAGGGACTTCGCGGTGTCACTGCCTGGGTAGAGCGTCCAGGCACGTTGCGTATCGGTCAGCGGATGCGACTGCACCTGCCGGTCCAGCGCGCCTGGTCTCCCGATTAG
- the folD gene encoding bifunctional methylenetetrahydrofolate dehydrogenase/methenyltetrahydrofolate cyclohydrolase FolD, which produces MSATIIDGKAFAAELRGKAAKAVDRIRAETGDVPGLAVVLVGEDPASDIYVRSKNKMTTECGMRSFVHRLDADVPEAQLLELVETLNADSAVNGILVQLPLPDHVDANLVLASIDPAKDVDGFHVSNVGLLGTGQPAMVPCTPLGCLMLLKSQLGDLTGMNAVVLGRSNIVGKPMAQLLLGESCTVTIAHSRTRDLAEVTRRADILVTAVGRPEMVTGDDLKVGATVIDVGINRVERDGKKRLVGDCHFASCVEVAGAITPVPGGVGPMTIACLLKNTITAFCRARGLDEPEELTL; this is translated from the coding sequence ATGAGCGCCACGATCATCGACGGAAAGGCCTTTGCGGCCGAGCTCAGAGGCAAGGCAGCCAAGGCCGTGGACCGGATCCGGGCCGAGACGGGAGATGTGCCGGGGCTGGCCGTGGTCCTAGTGGGGGAGGACCCCGCCTCCGATATCTACGTGCGGTCCAAGAACAAGATGACGACGGAATGCGGCATGCGGTCCTTTGTGCATCGCCTCGATGCGGACGTGCCCGAAGCGCAGCTTCTGGAACTGGTCGAGACGCTCAATGCGGATTCGGCGGTGAACGGTATTCTGGTTCAGCTGCCGCTACCGGATCACGTCGACGCCAACCTCGTGCTTGCCAGCATCGATCCGGCGAAAGATGTCGACGGCTTTCACGTGTCGAATGTGGGGCTGCTCGGAACGGGCCAGCCCGCAATGGTGCCGTGCACTCCGCTTGGTTGCCTTATGCTCCTCAAGTCGCAGCTCGGCGATCTGACCGGCATGAACGCCGTGGTGCTCGGGCGGTCCAACATCGTGGGCAAGCCGATGGCGCAACTGCTGCTGGGCGAATCCTGCACCGTGACGATCGCGCATTCACGGACGCGTGATCTGGCCGAGGTCACGCGTCGCGCCGATATCCTCGTGACGGCGGTGGGGCGTCCGGAAATGGTGACGGGCGACGATCTGAAGGTGGGTGCTACCGTCATCGATGTCGGCATCAACCGGGTGGAACGGGACGGCAAGAAACGTCTCGTCGGCGATTGCCATTTCGCATCCTGCGTCGAGGTTGCGGGTGCGATCACGCCCGTCCCTGGTGGCGTCGGCCCGATGACCATCGCCTGCCTGCTGAAGAACACGATCACGGCGTTTTGCCGGGCACGTGGATTGGACGAACCCGAGGAGCTGACCCTCTGA
- a CDS encoding ROK family protein — protein MPLQPCGCGADGCLETYISGTGLSNLAEIRTGHHRTAEEIVADPDMAGTLEIWADLTGECLSILQLAVAPDIVVLGGGLSNIPGVENRLSAALATRRLGDAAMPSIAIARHGDSSGARGAALIAAVG, from the coding sequence CTGCCGCTCCAACCCTGCGGATGCGGGGCCGATGGCTGCCTCGAAACCTACATTTCCGGCACGGGTCTGTCGAACCTCGCCGAGATCCGAACCGGCCATCATCGGACTGCGGAGGAAATCGTAGCCGATCCGGACATGGCCGGAACCCTGGAGATCTGGGCCGATCTGACGGGCGAATGCCTTTCCATCCTCCAGCTTGCCGTCGCCCCGGACATCGTGGTGCTGGGTGGCGGGCTTTCTAACATTCCCGGCGTGGAGAACAGGCTGAGTGCTGCGCTCGCCACCCGGCGTCTCGGAGATGCCGCCATGCCGTCTATCGCGATCGCGCGCCACGGGGACAGCTCGGGCGCGCGTGGTGCCGCGCTTATCGCGGCGGTGGGTTGA
- a CDS encoding amidohydrolase family protein: MTIDAHQHFWRVSRGDYFWMDEGTAPIQRDLLPGDLAPLARAGGINGSVLVQAAPTIDETLFLKDIAETEPFVRAVVGWIDLEGDVDVQLERIAHPKLRGLRPMLQDIEQTDWIARPDVRNGLRKVADAGLRLDALITPRHLSTINALAAEMPELPIVIDHCAKPQFDGSDPGDTWRRGIAMLAGHPQVTCKLSGLANEYGMGWSAEGLRPVFDHVMETFGPSRTMWGSDWPVLELAGDYAGWLDTARRLAEDLSEGERGDLFGGTATRFYDL; the protein is encoded by the coding sequence GTGACCATCGACGCACATCAGCATTTCTGGCGCGTTTCGCGTGGGGATTATTTCTGGATGGACGAGGGGACGGCACCGATCCAGCGCGATCTTCTGCCCGGCGATCTTGCGCCCCTTGCGCGAGCAGGTGGCATCAATGGCAGCGTACTGGTGCAGGCGGCCCCGACGATCGACGAGACGCTGTTCCTGAAGGATATTGCCGAGACCGAACCGTTCGTCCGCGCAGTCGTGGGATGGATCGACCTCGAAGGCGATGTCGATGTACAGCTCGAACGGATCGCGCATCCGAAACTGCGCGGTCTTCGTCCCATGCTGCAGGATATCGAGCAAACCGACTGGATCGCGCGCCCTGACGTCCGCAATGGGCTGAGGAAGGTCGCCGATGCCGGGCTGCGCCTTGACGCGCTGATCACGCCTCGGCACCTTTCCACGATCAATGCGCTCGCCGCAGAGATGCCCGAGCTGCCGATCGTGATCGACCATTGTGCGAAACCGCAATTCGACGGGAGCGATCCCGGCGACACGTGGAGACGTGGGATTGCGATGCTCGCGGGTCATCCACAAGTGACGTGCAAGCTTTCGGGGCTCGCGAACGAATACGGTATGGGCTGGTCGGCCGAGGGACTGCGGCCGGTCTTCGATCACGTGATGGAAACGTTCGGACCTTCGAGGACGATGTGGGGCAGCGACTGGCCCGTTCTGGAGCTCGCCGGCGATTATGCCGGGTGGCTCGATACCGCGCGGAGGCTCGCCGAGGACCTGAGCGAGGGGGAGCGCGGCGATCTCTTCGGCGGTACGGCGACCCGGTTCTACGATCTCTGA
- a CDS encoding DsbA family protein → MQGSKAMAGRMATRRQLLFLGAGVALWAGGTRIVPRIFERFAGFEFIALDRPEGFRALASGNGAVSSGQAVDFMVGLEPVDPLPTGLMDRVEEHPQTFLFDASGRIGATPVAYFFDYYCPYCRVLSGHLSDLVGNSEIALTRHHLPIFGEASNLASRAAIGAELLGEGEALHRRLVQTPVRVTPSYLEEVAEDLGLAWPELWRTMQSPEVTARLDRSRALSRLFAFVGTPALVVGRTLVQGEIPKRRLSALVELERERRPPGS, encoded by the coding sequence GTGCAGGGTTCAAAGGCGATGGCGGGCAGGATGGCGACGCGACGGCAACTACTTTTCCTCGGGGCGGGTGTGGCGCTATGGGCTGGCGGAACGCGCATCGTGCCGCGGATCTTCGAGCGGTTTGCAGGTTTCGAATTCATCGCGCTCGACCGGCCGGAGGGGTTCCGTGCGCTCGCCTCGGGAAACGGCGCAGTATCGTCGGGGCAAGCCGTCGATTTCATGGTCGGGCTCGAGCCGGTCGATCCGCTGCCGACCGGATTGATGGATCGTGTGGAGGAGCATCCACAGACGTTCCTCTTCGACGCGTCGGGGCGGATCGGGGCGACGCCCGTTGCGTATTTCTTCGACTATTACTGTCCTTATTGCCGCGTGTTGTCCGGTCATCTCTCGGATCTCGTCGGCAATTCTGAGATTGCCCTGACCCGGCATCATCTACCGATCTTCGGAGAGGCATCGAACCTCGCCTCGCGCGCGGCAATCGGTGCAGAGTTGCTGGGCGAGGGCGAGGCGCTGCATCGCCGGCTCGTTCAGACGCCGGTACGGGTCACGCCATCCTACCTCGAAGAGGTTGCGGAAGATCTCGGGCTCGCCTGGCCCGAACTCTGGCGGACCATGCAGTCGCCTGAAGTCACTGCCCGGCTCGACCGGTCTCGGGCGCTCTCCCGGCTTTTCGCATTCGTCGGCACTCCCGCGCTCGTGGTCGGTCGCACTTTGGTGCAGGGTGAGATTCCCAAGCGCCGGCTGAGCGCGCTCGTGGAACTCGAACGGGAGAGGCGGCCGCCGGGGTCCTGA
- a CDS encoding DUF2243 domain-containing protein encodes MSRWTRYGLVLGFGLGGFFDGILLHQILQWHHLLSLVPGVDDLRAQVLWDGYFHALMYVIVAAGLFGLWRAHRRGATIHGPALYGAILMGSGIWHVIDAVLSHWILGIHRIKVDASMPILWDLGWVVIFGLGPLCLGWVLNRRGGPGGGSQRAGLATLTCLAVGAGFWAAQPPDDIPYTTIVFRPGQSAAETFAALEAADARLVWTDGEMGVVVVDVAPTNRWSFYRNGALLVGGAGVSAGCVAWSTV; translated from the coding sequence ATGTCGCGCTGGACACGCTACGGCCTCGTCCTCGGCTTCGGCCTCGGCGGTTTCTTCGACGGGATCCTGCTGCACCAGATTTTGCAATGGCACCATTTGCTGAGCCTCGTGCCGGGCGTGGACGATCTGCGCGCCCAGGTCCTCTGGGACGGATATTTCCACGCACTCATGTACGTGATCGTCGCGGCCGGGCTTTTCGGGCTTTGGAGGGCCCATCGCAGAGGGGCCACCATCCATGGCCCGGCGCTGTACGGCGCGATACTGATGGGATCGGGGATCTGGCACGTCATCGATGCGGTCCTGTCGCACTGGATCCTGGGGATCCACCGGATCAAGGTGGATGCGTCCATGCCGATCCTGTGGGATCTCGGATGGGTCGTGATCTTCGGGCTCGGCCCGCTCTGTCTCGGATGGGTGTTGAACCGACGGGGCGGACCGGGTGGCGGAAGCCAGCGTGCAGGGCTCGCCACGCTGACATGCCTCGCGGTCGGCGCAGGCTTCTGGGCCGCGCAGCCCCCGGACGACATTCCCTACACCACGATCGTCTTCCGCCCGGGCCAATCCGCGGCCGAGACATTTGCGGCACTCGAGGCAGCCGATGCGCGCCTCGTCTGGACCGACGGCGAGATGGGTGTCGTGGTCGTGGACGTCGCGCCCACGAACCGTTGGTCGTTCTATCGCAACGGCGCACTACTCGTAGGGGGAGCGGGCGTCTCGGCAGGTTGCGTCGCCTGGAGCACGGTCTGA